One window of Bos javanicus breed banteng chromosome 1, ARS-OSU_banteng_1.0, whole genome shotgun sequence genomic DNA carries:
- the TRIM59 gene encoding tripartite motif-containing protein 59: MHNFEDELTCPICYSIFEDPRVLPCSHTFCRNCLENVLQATGNFYIWRPLRIPLKCPNCRSIIEIAPSGIESLPVNFALRAIIEKYQQEDHPDIITCPEHYRQPLNVYCLLDKKLVCGHCLTIGQHHGHPIDDLQSAYMKEKDTPQKLLEQLTDTHWTDLTCLIEKLEEQKSHSEKMVQGDKEVVLQYFKELSDTLEQKKKIFLTALCDVGNLINQEYTPQIERMKEIREQQLELVTLTTSLQEEAPLKFLEKVDDVRQRVHILKQRPLPNVQPVEIYPRVSQVLKEDWSRTEIGQIKKLLIPEMKISSKRIPCAWPDKEEKVEFFKILNIVIVTLISVILMLILFFNQHIITFLNEITSICFSEVSLSVYQSLSKNVHNLKNILCHTVYLLKEFMWKIISH, from the coding sequence ATGCACAATTTTGAGGATGAATTAACATGTCCCATTTGTTACAGTATTTTTGAAGATCCTCGTGTACTACCGTGCTCTCATACATTTTGTAGAAATTGTTTGGAAAATGTGCTACAGGCAACTGGTAACTTTTATATATGGAGACCTTTACGCATTCCACTCAAGTGCCCTAACTGCAGAAGTATTATTGAAATTGCTCCAAGTGGTATTGAATCTTTACCTGTTAATTTTGCATTAAGGGCTATTATTGAAAAGTACCAGCAAGAAGACCATCCGGATATCATCACCTGCCCTGAGCATTATAGGCAGCCCTTAAATGTTTACTGTCTCCTGGATAAAAAATTGGTTTGTGGTCATTGCCTTACCATAGGTCAACATCACGGTCATCCTATAGACGACCTTCAGAGTGCCTATATGAAAGAAAAGGACACACCTCAGAAACTGCTTGAACAGTTAACTGACACACACTGGACAGATCTTACTTGTCTTATTGAGAAGCTAGAAGAACAAAAATCTCATTCAGAGAAAATGGTCCAAGGTGATAAGGAAGTTGTTCTCCAGTATTTTAAGGAGCTTAGTGATAcattagaacagaaaaaaaaaattttcctaacAGCTCTTTgtgatgttggcaatctgattaATCAAGAATATACTCCACAaattgaaagaatgaaagaaataagaGAGCAGCAGCTTGAATTAGTGACACTGACAACATCTTTACAAGAAGAGGCTCCACTTAAATTTCTTGAAAAAGTTGACGACGTCCGCCAACGTGTGCACATCTTGAAACAAAGACCACTTCCTAACGTCCAACCTGTTGAAATTTATCCTCGAGTAAGCCAAGTATTGAAAGAAGATTGGAGCAGAACAGAAATTGGACAAATTAAGAAACTTCTTATTCCTGAAATGAAGATCTCTTCAAAAAGGATTCCCTGTGCCTGGCCTGATAAAGAGGaaaaagttgaattttttaagattctaaacATTGTTATAGTTACACTAATTTCAGTAATACTGATGCTGATCCTCTTTTTTAACCAACACATCATAacctttttaaatgaaatcacttcaatatgtttttctgaagtctctctctctgtttacCAAAGTTTATCTAAGAATGTGCATAATTTAAAGAATATACTATGTCACACTGTATATTTACTGAAGGAATTCATGTGGAAAATAATTTCTCATTGA